Proteins encoded by one window of Nomascus leucogenys isolate Asia chromosome 19, Asia_NLE_v1, whole genome shotgun sequence:
- the CCDC121 gene encoding coiled-coil domain-containing protein 121 isoform X1: protein MGSRRQGSHSKKTRSMPVILSPQRAGSGATGGPAARVYSVAEAVKQFRAGPAGTGAGCSLQGCWAALRPFEHRTDKLRELSALAHCSRELQTQVPDASAHSLAVTLSELHSCRDLQDECLDSRFDEGPRRLLPLYHSLINNFVKPEKLTKVETRLKEKIVAEMTDLNEHIKQAQIQREQLLEESRKLHREKLLVQAENRFFLEYLTNKTEEYTKQPEKVWNSYLQKSGEIERRRQESASRYAEQISVLKTALLQKENIQSSLKRKLQAMRDIAILKEKQEKVIQTLQEETKKVQAETAAKTWEVQAQLLQEKRLLEKQLSEPDRRLLGKRKRRELNMKAQALKLAAKRFIFEYSCGIKRENQQFKKELRQLIEQAQKLTATQSHLENRKQQLQQEQWYLESLIRARLRLQGSHNQCLNRQDVPKTTPSLPQGTKSRINPK from the exons ATGGGGTCCCGAAGGCAGGGCTCACACAGCAAGAAAACGAGGAGCATGCCTGTCATTTTGAGCCCACAGAGAGCGGGGAGCGGAGCCACTGGAGGACCGGCTGCTCGGGTTTATTCGGTAGCCGAGGCGGTTAAACAGTTCAGGGCTGGACCAGCCGGGACTGGAGCAGGGTGCAGCCTCCAGGGTTGCTGGGCAGCACTGAGACCCTTTGAGCACCGAACGGATAAACTACGGGAGCTTTCCGCACTTGCACATTGTTCCCGCGAGTTGCAGACGCAGGTTCCTGATGCTAGCGCTCATTCCTTGGCAGTCACCCTCAGTGAACTACACAGTTGCCGTGACCTTCAGGATGAATGCTTGGATTCCAG GTTTGATGAGGGCCCCAGAAGGCTCCTTCCACTGTATCATAgtctaataaataattttgtcaaGCCAGAGAAGCTAACAAAGGTAGAGACAAGGCTTAAAGAAAAGATAGTGGCGGAAATGACGGATCTGAACGAGCATATAAAACAAGCTCAAATCCAGCGGGAACAGCTACTGGAGGAGTCCAGGAAGCTACACCGAGAAAAGTTACTTGTCCAGGCTGAAAACAGATTCTTTCTGGAATACCTGACTAACAAAACTGAAGAGTACACAAAGCAACCTGAGAAGGTATGGAACAGCTATTTACAAAAAAGTGGAGAGATTGAACGAAGAAGACAAGAATCAGCCTCCAGATATGCAGAACAAATTTCAGTGCTTAAAACAGCGCTCTTGCAAAAGGAAAATATCCAATCCAGTTTGAAGCGGAAGTTGCAGGCAATGAGGGACATTGCTATATTAAAGGAAAAGCAGGAGAAAGTAATACAGACATTACAGGAGGAGACAAAGAAAGTCCAAGCTGAGACAGCTGCAAAGACATGGGAAGTACAGGCCCAGCTCCTCCAGGAGAAAAGATTACTGGAGAAACAACTGAGCGAGCCAGACAGGAGGCtactgggaaagagaaaaagaagagagcttAATATGAAGGCCCAGGCCTTGAAGTTGGCagcaaagagatttatttttgaatactCCTGTGGCATCAAGAGAGAGAACCAGCAGTTCAAGAAGGAATTACGGCAGCTAATTGAGCAAGCCCAGAAACTAACGGCTACTCAAAGCCACTTAGAAAACAggaagcagcagctgcagcaggaaCAGTGGTATCTGGAGTCCTTAATCCGGGCGAGGCTGAGACTGCAAGGAAGTCATAATCAGTGCCTGAATAGACAGGATGTTCCAAAGACCACACCCAGTCTTCCCCAAGGCACCAAATCAAGGATTAATCCAAAGTAA
- the CCDC121 gene encoding coiled-coil domain-containing protein 121 isoform X2 yields MTDLNEHIKQAQIQREQLLEESRKLHREKLLVQAENRFFLEYLTNKTEEYTKQPEKVWNSYLQKSGEIERRRQESASRYAEQISVLKTALLQKENIQSSLKRKLQAMRDIAILKEKQEKVIQTLQEETKKVQAETAAKTWEVQAQLLQEKRLLEKQLSEPDRRLLGKRKRRELNMKAQALKLAAKRFIFEYSCGIKRENQQFKKELRQLIEQAQKLTATQSHLENRKQQLQQEQWYLESLIRARLRLQGSHNQCLNRQDVPKTTPSLPQGTKSRINPK; encoded by the coding sequence ATGACGGATCTGAACGAGCATATAAAACAAGCTCAAATCCAGCGGGAACAGCTACTGGAGGAGTCCAGGAAGCTACACCGAGAAAAGTTACTTGTCCAGGCTGAAAACAGATTCTTTCTGGAATACCTGACTAACAAAACTGAAGAGTACACAAAGCAACCTGAGAAGGTATGGAACAGCTATTTACAAAAAAGTGGAGAGATTGAACGAAGAAGACAAGAATCAGCCTCCAGATATGCAGAACAAATTTCAGTGCTTAAAACAGCGCTCTTGCAAAAGGAAAATATCCAATCCAGTTTGAAGCGGAAGTTGCAGGCAATGAGGGACATTGCTATATTAAAGGAAAAGCAGGAGAAAGTAATACAGACATTACAGGAGGAGACAAAGAAAGTCCAAGCTGAGACAGCTGCAAAGACATGGGAAGTACAGGCCCAGCTCCTCCAGGAGAAAAGATTACTGGAGAAACAACTGAGCGAGCCAGACAGGAGGCtactgggaaagagaaaaagaagagagcttAATATGAAGGCCCAGGCCTTGAAGTTGGCagcaaagagatttatttttgaatactCCTGTGGCATCAAGAGAGAGAACCAGCAGTTCAAGAAGGAATTACGGCAGCTAATTGAGCAAGCCCAGAAACTAACGGCTACTCAAAGCCACTTAGAAAACAggaagcagcagctgcagcaggaaCAGTGGTATCTGGAGTCCTTAATCCGGGCGAGGCTGAGACTGCAAGGAAGTCATAATCAGTGCCTGAATAGACAGGATGTTCCAAAGACCACACCCAGTCTTCCCCAAGGCACCAAATCAAGGATTAATCCAAAGTAA